The DNA sequence ATAGTCTGtcacatagttgagagagaaatTTGAGTCAAAGATAAGGTTCAAGGATAAAAATGTCAATTCAGCCGGAGAAAGAAAACCACCCTATATTAGCTTACCTAAAATGGAAGTCATTTTCGCTTCTTGATAAGTTgttttttaaaactttgaccaattatatattaaagaatattaatatttataatacataattagtaccaTTAGATAGAtcatttataataaatttatttagaaatataaatgttgcacgtattttctacaaatttagTTAAAGTTGATAAAGTTTGACCAACACATATCCCATAACATTATCTATTCTAGGACAAAGAGAGTAGTAAggttgatagtgatagtgacaacttcatccATCTCTTAGGTTCCACccctaaactttagtcattgTCCTAAACGACACATacgtggagtattaaatatagactatttacgaaactaaatgtATAAATCGAGACtaatttattaagtctaattagctCAGGATGTGACAATGTGGTGTTATAGTaaatatgtgctaatgatagattaattaagcTTAATAAAATCATCTCAAGTAAAAACTTATataatttgttatttattactatcAAACACCCCGTAAACACATCCCAATCGAGCACCTTTTAAATATCTATCCCTCCATCCAAATACCCTTGAGTCACTAGCAAGAGCAAGAGAAATAAGTAAACTAGCAGTCCATTATTATTCTCTATGGTTTGCTGGTTTCCTGCTAACACAAGTACCCAACCAAATCTAGGTCCAGTTTAGGATTAGACCTTGCTTAGTTGTacacaaaatctaaaaacttttcaaaatttcctatcacatcgaatgatCGTGTGGCttatacatggaacattaaatatagataagaaaataattaattgcacagttgaactataatttgtgagtctatgattgaacaataattatcaaatacaaacaaaaatgctacgatACGCAAAACCTTTCATCCAGGAACTAACGCCATCCTTAATaaaagtttcatgacacagtttgcAACACATCTATATTTTAGAAAACAGTGCAcaagagttttatggggatgaaactctctctacttctATAAAACTCTTAggtcctgtttagttccccaccccaaaaaatttcatccatcccatcgaatctttggacacatatatagaacattaaatgtagataaaaaaataaactaattacacagtttggttaaaaatcgcgagatgaatcttttaagcctagttagtccatgattagccttaagtgctacagtaacccacatgtgctaatgacagattaattatgcttagtagatttgtcttgcagtttctagacgagctatgtaatttgtttttttattagttttagaAAACCTCTTCCAACGTCCTTCCGACATTAAGACATTTAAAAATTTTTTATCTtcgatctaaacaggccctcagTATCTCTCTTTTTATTAATAAAGTGTCACGTCAGCATATTTTATATGCATAAAATTCTAATAAAACTTTATTAAGACTTAGCCTAAACAAGGGGATATTTGGGAAAAAGAGTGTTCGGAAACAATAGTACTACTACTCTACTCGTATCCCCCATTTTGTGGTAGGCaaagctaggccttgtttagttcctaaaaattttacaaaatatgaatagtaccactttcgtttgtatttgacaaatattatccaatcatgtactaactagactcaaaagattcgtctcgtcaatttcgaccaaactgtgcaattaatttttatttttgtttatatttaatacttcatacatgcgtctaaagatttgatgtgacggggaatctaaaaaattttacaaaatattttgggaactaaggccttgtttagttccaaaaaattttgcaaaacaggtactatagcactttcgtttgtatccaatcatgcactaactaggctcaaaaggttcgtctcgtcaatttcgaccaaactgtgcaattagtttttattttcatctatatttaatacttcatgcatgcgtctaaagattcgatgtgacagaaaatgtgaaaaattttgcaaaattttctgggaactaaacaaggccctactcaTTTTGTTCTCTTGTCCGAAACAGGGGTGCGCATTCAATTCTCTCGCTCGTTTCCTTCCTCCGTTCCCCCACCTCCCCTCCCCCTGCTCTGCTCCCCCGAAGCAGCAAGCCGCTTGCCTGCCAGCCAGTGCCTGGTGCGCCCCACCCGCCGCACCCGCAGCCATCACCCACCTCCGCCGCTCCCCACCATGAATCCGATCCGCCAGCACGGCATCGTCCCCAATCCTCCTTCGTGACTGCCTGCCCCACGCGCGCGCGTCTCCCTCCGCGAGCGATGGAAAGAGGAGGCCGAGATGTGTTCCTAGGTCcaacaccgccgccgccgccgtcttgcCCGTTCCACGGATCCGCTACCGCCGCCCGCTCCGGTGGAGCGCAGATGCTcagcttctcctcctcctccccctccaaTGGCGCAGTAGGTAAGTGATGTTGCAGATCTTTTCCTCTTCTTCTTTAACGGGTGTTCCCGTGGGGAAGATACTGTTGCATCTGTGGGGGCAAGGGCAGTGCTCTGTCCGAGCTGAGCTGATCCGACCCCGACCCCAGCTGTGATTGATTGCTTGCTCATGGGTCACGGCCGGCCATGCCATGGCGGCATGGCATCCCCTCCGGCCTCCTCTGCAAAAGCCCGTGCCTTTGGGGTCTTGTCACGGGCAAAAGACGCGCATGTTCATTATTATTCCCCCACCTCGCTTTTGCTTTCGCAAGCTCCAGTATGTGTCCATCTGGCCTCTAAAGATGCAGCAATCTTTATCCTCTCTGTGCACATACCTCACCAcccgccaaaaaaaaaaaagctaaagGGGTCACTGATTGGTGCTGGCTGCTTCCTTAAATCTTGCATGTGTGGGAACTAGGAGGCCATTGGTCACGGGCActgtctcccccccccccctccctacTGTTCCTGCTTCCCCCTGTGTCCTGAACATCCTAGTATTTGGTTCTTGTTATCACTGATGGTGTTCTTGTGATGAAGGGTTGGGTCTGTGCTCAGGTGCCAGCAAGATGCAGAGCGTGTTGTCGAGGGTGAGGGGGCCTTTCACTCCCACGCAGTGGATGGAGCTGGAGCATCAGGCCCTGATCTACAAGCACTTCGCTGTCAATGCCCCTGTGCCGTCCAGCTTGCTCCTCCCTATCAAAAGAAGCCTCAATCCATGGAGTAGCCTTGGCTCCAGCTCATGTAACTAGCCCTCTCTtccttcatttttttttgtcaatACCTGAATATAAGGATAGTGAAAGTAATCATTCCAAACTTCAGAGCATCATCAAGGCTTAAAGTGAGCAAGTAAAATGGTCAGATAGGTGTGGATTTACTCTTAATCATTCCAGTGCTCTGTTTCTTGTTTTTGCTTTATCTAGGATGTGAGTGTTGTCATCAGTTTGTTCATTAAGGCACATTGGAAAGTTACAAGTCTGGGCATGATAATAACAGTCTCAATGATTTACTAGTGCTGGAAACATGATTTTAGATCTAAAGCACATGTTGCATTGGGATCCAGTTGTTCCTTATCTTTTCTGGAACAAGATGCAGAGTTGTCCTCATTAGTCTGTTGTAATATAAGCATCTTCAGATGCAAACCTGGCCACTTGATGCTTTGAAGTTTTTACTGTTGTTGGGCTACTGTGATAAAAACACATTTTttttgtgggggggggggggggtgtttaTTGCATTCTTATTTGTAGTGGGGAATCTATTTTGCAGTAGGATGGGCACCATTTCGTTCTGGCTCTGGTGATGCAGAACCAGGAAGGTGCCGCCGCACAGATGGCAAGAAGTGGCGGTGCTCCAGAGATGCTGTTGGGGACCAGAAATACTGTGAGCGACACATAAAACGTGGTTGCCACCGTTCAAGAAAGCATGTGGAAGGCCGAAAGGCGACACCCACCATTGCAGATCCAACCATGGTTGTTTCTGGTGGTTCATTGTTGTACAGCCATGCTGTGACTTGGCAGCAGCAGGCAAAAAGCTCAGCTGCTAATGTTGCTGATCCATTCTCACTAGGGTCCAACAGGTGAAGTCACCTGATTACTATACTCTTTTCTGCCACTTAAGTTTGTGATTGATTATTTTCTCAACATAAATGTCATCTATGGTTGATACATGTGCCACTCTAGCATTCGGGATTCTGGACATAACAAAACATTCAAAATGTTATATTTTTAGACATTTGAATTTTGTCCACATCCATTCATAATTAAACATTTAGATCTTGATTTCTTTCCACATCTATatgagatttattatttttgtcTGTTAAAACATCTATGGTAAGCAACTGTACAAAGAAAGGCAGTAGGAAGCACTATAAATAACTGGGAAGATATGGTACTTATGCCAGTACGAACTTTAGAGATAGCTGAATTGTAGAATTCATGATACACTTGAAATTTTGATGACTTATTATACAGTGAAGGTAAAACAGGACAGTTCTTTCTTCCATGAACTTGAGATGTCGACTCTGGTTTGCAGGAATTTGCTGGATAAACAGAATATAGGCGACCAGTTCTCTGTATCCACTTCCATGGACTCCTTTGACTTCTCAGCGTCACATTCT is a window from the Sorghum bicolor cultivar BTx623 chromosome 5, Sorghum_bicolor_NCBIv3, whole genome shotgun sequence genome containing:
- the LOC110435841 gene encoding growth-regulating factor 8-like isoform X1, whose amino-acid sequence is MERGGRDVFLGPTPPPPPSCPFHGSATAARSGGAQMLSFSSSSPSNGAVGLGLCSGASKMQSVLSRVRGPFTPTQWMELEHQALIYKHFAVNAPVPSSLLLPIKRSLNPWSSLGSSSLGWAPFRSGSGDAEPGRCRRTDGKKWRCSRDAVGDQKYCERHIKRGCHRSRKHVEGRKATPTIADPTMVVSGGSLLYSHAVTWQQQAKSSAANVADPFSLGSNRNLLDKQNIGDQFSVSTSMDSFDFSASHSSPNHDKVAFSPVEMQHEHDQLYLVHGAGSSAEHVNKSQDGQLLVSRETIDDGPLGEVFKGKSCQSASADILTDQWTSTCELHSPTGILQMSSSNRVTVENHTSNNSYLMARMVNSHTVPTLH
- the LOC110435841 gene encoding growth-regulating factor 8-like isoform X2; amino-acid sequence: MERGGRDVFLGPTPPPPPSCPFHGSATAARSGGAQMLSFSSSSPSNGAVGASKMQSVLSRVRGPFTPTQWMELEHQALIYKHFAVNAPVPSSLLLPIKRSLNPWSSLGSSSLGWAPFRSGSGDAEPGRCRRTDGKKWRCSRDAVGDQKYCERHIKRGCHRSRKHVEGRKATPTIADPTMVVSGGSLLYSHAVTWQQQAKSSAANVADPFSLGSNRNLLDKQNIGDQFSVSTSMDSFDFSASHSSPNHDKVAFSPVEMQHEHDQLYLVHGAGSSAEHVNKSQDGQLLVSRETIDDGPLGEVFKGKSCQSASADILTDQWTSTCELHSPTGILQMSSSNRVTVENHTSNNSYLMARMVNSHTVPTLH